The Trypanosoma brucei gambiense DAL972 chromosome 10, complete sequence genome has a segment encoding these proteins:
- a CDS encoding T. brucei spp.-specific protein: MPLLGAGIQPICPQLPNANHVERERSAIQAGRHAFFATKFSSRPHTAVTARMSEGKSAALGYTFLLLWALLSPHLLIPPPKKQQYTCPTGPAQ; encoded by the coding sequence ATGCCGCTCCTGGGCGCCGGCATCCAGCCCATTTGCCCCCAGCTCCCAAATGCTAACCAtgtggagagggagagaagcgCGATTCAAGCTGGCAGGCATGCATTTTTCGCTACCAAATTCAGCAGCCGGCCCCATACCGCAGTGACGGCCAGGATGAGTGAAGGTAAGTCAGCCGCCCTTGGCTacacttttttgcttctctgGGCTCTTTTAAGCCCTCACCTACTAATCCCACCccccaaaaaacaacagtacACCTGTCCAACCGGACCCGCCCAGTGA
- a CDS encoding UDP-Gal or UDP-GlcNAc-dependent glycosyltransferase, putative gives MVGQILSRRGLILVCLTFVAILLIFSTRSKRIVREASQASFSAPPPLPEFDYTEKDRESLQYVPPDVVRAWRERNFLVMLGVLSPDNAVRRRRRHLQRLTCWQYQGVARRSNNFTGDLLVTFVLARHPDHNYTHSPQLVEEGLRWQDIIALPIKEGRVSTNKVIGQDGRYWGPDAEIGMSRKMYKWFSLMLRLLPNVNYVAKSDDDMFVHTPQYLADLRALPRRRLYWGNIVNARFMPLLFATGGLYTASREVVEQFLTYEPLKKLVDVPYSKEREDEFTSLYMQHEDLLMGRVLYEMGYQPLFVGEPMCRFHNLHGKGWVGPLSHSSLMIHNVKEEEYAQLREYFGEKKQYRPSRFKVRRGRLYATCGKR, from the coding sequence ATGGTTGGACAAATTTTGAGTAGGAGGGGACTGATCCTCGTCTGCCTTACTTTCGTGGCAATCCTATTGATTTTTTCAACGAGGAGCAAACGTATTGTACGGGAGGCCTCCCAAGCGAGCTTCTCGGCCCCCCCGCCACTCCCGGAGTTCGACTATACCGAAAAGGATCGGGAGTCTCTGCAGTACGTGCCCCCGGATGTTGTGCGTGCGTGGAGGGAACGAAATTTCCTCGTCATGCTCGGTGTATTGTCGCCCGATAATGCCGTGAGAAGACGCAGGCGCCATCTTCAGCGTTTGACCTGCTGGCAATACCAAGGCGTCGCGAGGAGGAGTAATAACTTTACTGGAGATTTGCTCGTTACTTTTGTTCTCGCGCGCCATCCAGATCATAACTACACGCATTCGCCCCAGTTAGTGGAGGAGGGGTTGCGTTGGCAAGATATCATCGCTCTCCCAATCAAGGAGGGCCGTGTAAGTACGAACAAGGTAATTGGCCAGGACGGCAGGTACTGGGGCCCCGATGCTGAGATCGGTATGAGTCGTAAAATGTACAAGTGGTTTAGTCTGATGCTGCGGCTCCTCCCTAATGTTAATTATGTTGCCAAGTCGGATGACGACATGTTTGTGCACACCCCGCAGTACCTTGCTGACCTTCGTGCTCTACCACGTCGCCGTTTATATTGGGGGAACATTGTTAACGCACGCTTCATGCCTTTGTTGTTCGCAACTGGGGGTCTTTACACCGCTTCGAGAGAGGTGGTAGAACAATTCCTGACATACGAACCCCTAAAAAAACTTGTCGACGTGCCGTACAGCAAAGAGCGGGAGGATGAATTTACCTCCCTGTACATGCAACACGAAGACTTACTTATGGGGCGTGTACTCTACGAAATGGGTTACCAGCCCTTGTTCGTCGGCGAGCCAATGTGCCGTTTTCATAACCTTCACGGAAAGGGTTGGGTGGGGCCTCTTAGTCACAGTTCATTGATGATTCACAATGTTAAGGAGGAGGAGTATGCGCAGTTGCGTGAGTACTTCGGTGAGAAAAAGCAGTACAGACCTTCGCGCTTCAAGGTTCGTAGAGGACGGTTATACGCAACATGCGGCAAGCGGTGA